The following is a genomic window from Bordetella petrii.
CAGATCCTTGGCCGACACCCCGGCGGGCAGGCGGCCGTCGACACGCACCCGCATGTTGCGCGCCACCCGGTACACCAGCGTCTGCGTGGCCAGGATGTGCTCGACCTCGGACGTGCCGATGCCGAAGCCCAGCGCCCCCAGCGCGCCGTAAGTGGTGGTGTGGCTGTCGCCGCACAGCACCACCATGCCAGGCAGGATCATGCCGTGTTCGGGCGCCACCACGTGCTCGATACCCTGCAGTGGATCGGTAGTGTCGAATAGCGCAATGCCCTGCTCATCGCAGTTGCGCTTCAGGTTGCGCGCCTGCAGCGACGAGGCCGGCTCCTGGATCACGCGCGCCGCGGCGGGCACGGAATGGGTGGGAATCACGTGATCCACCACCGCCATCTGCTGGCCGGGCCGCAGCACGCGGCGGCCGCGCGCGGCCAAACCACTGAATGCCTGCGGACTGGTGTACTCGTTCATGATGTGCAGGTCGACGTAAAGCAGCACGTGCTCGGCATCGATGCGGGCCACTTCGTGGCTGGCCACCAGTTTGTCGTATAGCGTCATGCCGGGCATGATCGAATTTCCTTGGAAAAAACGGCCTCAGTTGGGCTGGATGCCGGCGGCCTTGATGATGCCGGCCCAGCGCGTCATTTCGGCGGCCACCATCTGGTCGGTCTGGACTGGCGTGGATATCAGGGCGTCGAACCCTTCGCGCTTCATGCGGTCGGCCACCTCGGGCGAGCGCAGCGCGTCGCCCAGCCTGGCATTAAGCGTGTCCACCACGGCCTGCGGCGTGCCTGCCGGCGCGCTGATCACGAACCAGGTGTTGAATTCGTAATCGGGCAGCCCCGACTCGGCGATAGTGGGCACGTTGGGCAGCAAGGGGGAGCGCGTCTTGCCGGTAACGCCCAGCGGCTTGAGCTTGCCGCTGTCCACTTGCGGCTTGGCCGCCGACAGCACCGGAAAGCTCATCTGCACCTGCCCGCCGATAGTGTCCAGCATGGCCGGGCCGCCGCCCTTGTAGGGCACGTGCAGGATCTGCGTGCCCGACACCGACTTGAACAATTCGGCCGCCATGTGAAAGGTGCTGCCCATGCCGGCCGATCCGAAACTCACTTCGTTGGCGGGCCGCGCGCGCACATATGCCAGCAGTTCGGCCACGCTGTTGACGGGCAGGCTGTTGGTGACCGTCAGCACGTGCTGCGACGTCGCCACGGTACCGACCGAACGCAGATCTTTCAGCGTGTCGAACGGCATGGTCTTGAACAGCGACGGATTGATCGCCAGCGACATGGTGTTGATGGACAGCGTGTAGCCGTCGGGCTGGGCGCGTGCCACGGCGGCCATGCCGATGTTGCCCGATGCCCCCGCGCGGTTCTCGATCACCACGCTCTGGCCCAATTGCCTGGCCCAGGCATCGGCGATCAGGCGCGCGGTGATGTCCACGCTGCCGCCGGGCGCGAACGGCGCCACCAGCGTAATGGCCCGCTGTGGAAAATCCTGCGCCAGGGAGGGCGCGGCGGCGCCACAGCCGGCGGCCAGGGTAGCCAACAACACGGCGCGTCGGTATCGGGACGGGATCATCGGTCAGTCTCCTCTTGGTCTGGGCGCGCGTCGCGGCCCGTGTGTAATGTTGTGCGGCCAGTGTATAGGCCTGTTTTGTTCTTATAATTAATTAGCCTGTAAAGCTTTATTCAATTGAATTTAATAATCTAAGCGAGGCCCCGCCATGGATGGCATGTCAGACCTGGCTTTCTTCTCGCTGCTGGTCAAGCACGGCAACCTGTCGGCCGCCGCGCGCGAACTTGGGCTCACGCCGCCCGCGGTCAGTACCCGGCTGGCAAACCTGGAGCGGCGGCTGGGCGTGCGGCTGCTGAACCGCACCACGCGGCGCGTCAACGTCACGCAGGAAGGCGAGCTTTACCTGGCCGAAGGCGGCCGCATCCTGGCCGACCTGGAAGCGCTGGAACGCAGCGTCGCCAGCGCGCGCGCGCAGCCGCGCGGGCTATTGCGCCTGAACGCCACGTTCGGATTCGGCCGCGCCCACATCGTGCCGGCGGTGTCCGATTTCACCCGGCAATTCCCCGAAGTGGAAGTGCAGATGCAACTGACCGACAGGCCGGTCAACCTGTTGGACGAAGGGTTCGACGTGGCCGTGCGCTTCGGCGAAATACCCGACGCGCGCCTGACTGCCCGCAAAATCGCCTCGAACCGCCGCCTGCTGTGCGCATCGCCGCAGTACCTGCGCGCCCACGGCGAGCCGCGCACGCCGGGCGAACTGCAGCGCCACCGCTGCATCGTGGTGCGCGAGAACGACGTGGCCTACGGCACGTGGCACCTGCGGGCCGGACAACGCGTCGAAACCGTCAAGGTACGCGGGCCGCTCAGTTCCAACGACGGTCAAAGCGCCCTGGAATGGGCGCTGGATGGCCACGGTATCGTGATGCGCTCGGAATGGGAAACCGCAGCGTATTTACGATCTGGGCGCCTGCGGCACGTGCTGCCCGACTGGAGCACGCCGCCGGCCGACATTCACGCCCTGTATCCCGAACGCCTGAACCTGCCGGCCAAGACCGTGGCGTTCGTGGATTTCCTGGTGCAGCGCTTTGCCCGCCATGTGCGGCCGCCGGGCAGCGGCGAGTGTGCTTGGTAGGGCCACGGCGACTCGCACCGACAGGCACTATGACAAATACTGCGGTGGCCTACCGGGTCCCCGTGATCTCGTCCAGCCCGAGTTCGCGCAAGATCGCCTCAGTGTGCTGACCGATCGAGGGCACCGGTCCCATGGCGGCTTCGAGGCCGCACAGCGTCGCCGGTGGCAACAGTGCCTGAACAGGCCCTACGGGCGTGTCCACGTCGCGCCAGCGTCCGCGTGCGCGAAATTGCGGATGTTCCCAAACGTCGTGCATGGAATTCAGGGGAGCATTGGCAATTTCCCCTTTATCAAGACGCGCCAACACCTGCTCGCGCGTCAACCCGGAAAAACACGCTTCAATCAGGGTATCCAGGGCCGCCCGATTCGCCACGCGCTGCAGGTTGGTGGAAAAACGGGCGTCGGCGGCCACCATGGCGTCCTCCAGGACGTCGGCACAGAATCTCTGCCATTCGCGGTCGTTCTGCAGGCCAAAAATAATGCTCTTGCCATCCCCCGCCCGATATTGGCCATACGGAGCAATGGCAGGGTGCGCCACGCCGTTGCGGGCCGGAGGCGTGCCGCCGTAATGCGCGAAGTTCAGCGCGTACGACATCCATTCAGTCAACGCCTCCAGCATGGTGACTTCCACGCGCAGGCCGACGCCCGTGCGGGCCCGTTGGAGCAAGGCGGCAAGAATGCCTGAATAGGCATACATACCGGCCGAGATATCGGCAATGGATATCCCGGTGCGCGAGGGGCATTCTTGCGTGCCAGTCACGGAGATCAGCCCCGACGCCGCCTGGATGAGCAGATCGTAGGCTTTCTTTTCACGATAAGGGCCATCGTCGCCGTAGCCGGAAATATCGCAGACGATCAATTGTGGAAACTGCGCATGCAGGGCGTCGAAATCCAACTCCATGCGCCGCGCCGCGCCAGGTGCCAGGTTTTGGATGAAGACATCAGCCTTGGCGATAAGCCTGTGCAGGACTTCCCGCGCAGCCGGATCTTTCAGGTCGAGAGCCAGGCTTTCTTTGCCGCGATTGGCCCAAACGAAAAACGATGACATCCCGCGCACCGTGGCGTCGTACCCTCGCGCGAAATCGCCTACTTCCGGGCGTTCTATTTTTATGACGCGCGCGCCCAGATCGGCAAGCTGCCGGCTGGCGAATGGCGCGGCGATAGCATGTTCGAGTGCGACGACAGTCACGCCGTCCAGAGGAAGCGAAGCAAGCATATTGTCCTGGGAAAAAACGCCGCGACAGGCACGGGCGGCGGAAGAAAAATTATAGGAACGGGGTTTTCATCGCCGCCAGTCGAGAATTTTTAACCGGCCTTCCAAATTCTCTAATCAGCCGCCAGGCGCGGGGGCAAGCTCGGCCACATAGTTGACGAAATCGCGTGCATAGGTGGGCAGCGCTTTCAGGCTGCGCATCACGACGCGCTGCTCGCGCACGGCCCAGGATTCCTCAAGCTCGACCGCTTCGACCATGCCTTTTTCAAGGGCTGCCGTCGCCACCGAGCGCGGCACCAGCGAAATGCCAGCGCCCTCTTGAACACAGCGCAACACGGCATCGAAGTTGGGCGCATGCACGCGTACTCGCGGCTTGAGGCCCAGTTGCTCAGCCATTTGTTGCAAAAACAAGAAATTGCTGCTGCGGCGCCCAATGGCGACCAGATCGTGGACCAACGCGGCCTCAAGAGAAATTTTGCGATGCAGGCCGAGCGGGTGGCGCGGGGGAATGATGAACAGTAGTTCATCTTTGCCATAGGTAATGAACTCGAGCCCCCGCATCTCGATGGATCCGGCAACCAGGCCAATGTCAGCGCGATCATCCAGCACTGCCTTGACGGTTTCTTCGCTAAGTTGCTCGTCCAGATCGACATTCACGTTGGGGTAAGCCGCCAGAAAGCGGCTCAAGGCGACTGGCAGGCTACTCATAGTGCTGCTGTTAGCGAACACCCGCAGATGACCTTCGATGCCATCGGTGTGGCGACGCATTTCGCCTTGCAGGCGGTCGACGTTGCTGAGAATGGTCTGGGCATGGCGCAGCACGGTCATACCCGCGGGCGTCAGGGACATGCCCTTGGATGTACGTTCGAACAAAGGCACGCCCATTGCCTGCTCCAGGTTCTTCAGCCGATAGCTCGCCGACGGTGCGGTCAAGTGCATGTCGGAGGCGCCGCCACTCAGGCTTCGCGCCTGGGCAATCGCCAGGAAGACGCGCAAATCAGTCAGTTCGTAGCGCATGTGTGGTCCGAAAAATGTGGGAACTGCCGCAACGCGAGCGGCATATTAGAAGGTTTCTAACATCGCTAAGAAACGTTCGACTGGCCGGACGCTAGCGCCTTACCTATAGTTTGCCGCACCCCGAACAATGGAGACAACAGATGACCAGCAAACTCTCGCGGCGCGTCCTGGCGCGCGTCGCCCTCATGGCGGGCTGCACACTTATTGCGTCCGGGCCGACCGCTGAAGCGGCTTCCAACTTTCCGGACCGGCCTGTCAAACTGGTCGTGCCCTATGCGGCCGGCGGGCCGACCGATACCTTCGCCCGCGCGCTGGCCGAAAGTTGGAGCCGGCAGCTGAACGCGACCATCATCGTCGAAAATCGCACCGGCGCCGGAACGGTGGTGGGAACGGAAGCCGTCGCCAAAGCCTCCCCGGACGGCTACACGCTGCTGTTCACCACCGTTGCCCATGCTGTCAACCCCAGCATCCACGCCAAGCTGCCGTACCGAACCGTCGAAGATTTCGCGCCGGTGGGACTGGCAGCCAAGGCGCCTCTGGTGCTTGTGGTGAACCAGGACGTTCCAGCCAAGTCTCTGCCCGAGTTTCTTGCCTATCTGAAATCCAACCCCGGAAAGGTGAATTTTGGCTCGGCCGGCGTCGGCAGCGCGCCCCATCTGGGAGCAGAACTGATTAACTACATGGCGGGCACCCAGGCTTTGCACGTGCCGTATCGTGGCAGCGCTCCTGCCATGGCGGATGTCATCGGCGGCCACGTCCAATTCATGCTCGACAGCGCGCCCACCGGCCTGGCGCAGGTCCGCGCCGGCACCGTACGCCTGCTGGCAACTTCAATGGCGCAGCGTCTGCCGCAAACACCCGAGACGCCCGCCATCGCCGAACAAATTCCCGGCTACGAGGCGTACACCTGGAACGGCGTGTTTGTGCCAATGGGCACGCCCGGCCCGGTGATCGACACACTCAATGCCACGCTACGTGCGGCGCTTCACGACGAATCGCTCAAACGCAGTGCCTACGATATGGGATTGGTTCTGGAAAGCGACCCCCAGCCTGCCTCCTTGGCAAAGTTCCTGGACAGCGAGCTGAAAAAATGGGGGCAAGTCGCTAAAGCGGCGCATATGTCGGCGAACTGACAAGGAGTTTTCTTTCATGGCAATCATGCAACCCATGTGCGAGCAGCGGTATCTCGAAGATTTTCGCATCGGAGAGAGATTCATTCTGCCTTCACGCACCATGACAGACGCACTATTCGCGGCGTTTCAGGCGGCTAGCGGCGACAATCATCCGATTCACTACGATGTGGAATACTGCCGCTCTCGCGGTATGCCTCATATGTTGGCGCACGGGTTCCAGGTGGCCATCCAGACGGCGGCCGGCGCCGGCTTGTTTCCCCACATGGTCGAAGAATCCTTGAAAGCGTTCCTCGAGCAAAGCAGCCGCTTCCTGCAGCCCGTCTTTGCGGGCGACACGCTCTACAGCACGCTGACCGTGTCAGAGATCATTCCTAATCGCACGACGGGCGTCCTGGTCATGGCTACGGAGGTCCGCAACCAGCGAGATATTGTGGTCATGGATGGCTGGCAAAAGTACCTGTTG
Proteins encoded in this region:
- a CDS encoding Bug family tripartite tricarboxylate transporter substrate binding protein translates to MIPSRYRRAVLLATLAAGCGAAAPSLAQDFPQRAITLVAPFAPGGSVDITARLIADAWARQLGQSVVIENRAGASGNIGMAAVARAQPDGYTLSINTMSLAINPSLFKTMPFDTLKDLRSVGTVATSQHVLTVTNSLPVNSVAELLAYVRARPANEVSFGSAGMGSTFHMAAELFKSVSGTQILHVPYKGGGPAMLDTIGGQVQMSFPVLSAAKPQVDSGKLKPLGVTGKTRSPLLPNVPTIAESGLPDYEFNTWFVISAPAGTPQAVVDTLNARLGDALRSPEVADRMKREGFDALISTPVQTDQMVAAEMTRWAGIIKAAGIQPN
- a CDS encoding LysR family transcriptional regulator → MDGMSDLAFFSLLVKHGNLSAAARELGLTPPAVSTRLANLERRLGVRLLNRTTRRVNVTQEGELYLAEGGRILADLEALERSVASARAQPRGLLRLNATFGFGRAHIVPAVSDFTRQFPEVEVQMQLTDRPVNLLDEGFDVAVRFGEIPDARLTARKIASNRRLLCASPQYLRAHGEPRTPGELQRHRCIVVRENDVAYGTWHLRAGQRVETVKVRGPLSSNDGQSALEWALDGHGIVMRSEWETAAYLRSGRLRHVLPDWSTPPADIHALYPERLNLPAKTVAFVDFLVQRFARHVRPPGSGECAW
- a CDS encoding CaiB/BaiF CoA transferase family protein codes for the protein MLASLPLDGVTVVALEHAIAAPFASRQLADLGARVIKIERPEVGDFARGYDATVRGMSSFFVWANRGKESLALDLKDPAAREVLHRLIAKADVFIQNLAPGAARRMELDFDALHAQFPQLIVCDISGYGDDGPYREKKAYDLLIQAASGLISVTGTQECPSRTGISIADISAGMYAYSGILAALLQRARTGVGLRVEVTMLEALTEWMSYALNFAHYGGTPPARNGVAHPAIAPYGQYRAGDGKSIIFGLQNDREWQRFCADVLEDAMVAADARFSTNLQRVANRAALDTLIEACFSGLTREQVLARLDKGEIANAPLNSMHDVWEHPQFRARGRWRDVDTPVGPVQALLPPATLCGLEAAMGPVPSIGQHTEAILRELGLDEITGTR
- a CDS encoding LysR family transcriptional regulator; amino-acid sequence: MRYELTDLRVFLAIAQARSLSGGASDMHLTAPSASYRLKNLEQAMGVPLFERTSKGMSLTPAGMTVLRHAQTILSNVDRLQGEMRRHTDGIEGHLRVFANSSTMSSLPVALSRFLAAYPNVNVDLDEQLSEETVKAVLDDRADIGLVAGSIEMRGLEFITYGKDELLFIIPPRHPLGLHRKISLEAALVHDLVAIGRRSSNFLFLQQMAEQLGLKPRVRVHAPNFDAVLRCVQEGAGISLVPRSVATAALEKGMVEAVELEESWAVREQRVVMRSLKALPTYARDFVNYVAELAPAPGG
- a CDS encoding tripartite tricarboxylate transporter substrate binding protein → MTSKLSRRVLARVALMAGCTLIASGPTAEAASNFPDRPVKLVVPYAAGGPTDTFARALAESWSRQLNATIIVENRTGAGTVVGTEAVAKASPDGYTLLFTTVAHAVNPSIHAKLPYRTVEDFAPVGLAAKAPLVLVVNQDVPAKSLPEFLAYLKSNPGKVNFGSAGVGSAPHLGAELINYMAGTQALHVPYRGSAPAMADVIGGHVQFMLDSAPTGLAQVRAGTVRLLATSMAQRLPQTPETPAIAEQIPGYEAYTWNGVFVPMGTPGPVIDTLNATLRAALHDESLKRSAYDMGLVLESDPQPASLAKFLDSELKKWGQVAKAAHMSAN
- a CDS encoding MaoC family dehydratase — translated: MAIMQPMCEQRYLEDFRIGERFILPSRTMTDALFAAFQAASGDNHPIHYDVEYCRSRGMPHMLAHGFQVAIQTAAGAGLFPHMVEESLKAFLEQSSRFLQPVFAGDTLYSTLTVSEIIPNRTTGVLVMATEVRNQRDIVVMDGWQKYLLRKRSALRDTAS